The nucleotide sequence AACTTATTTTTGAGAAGCAGAGTATTTTTTCTGGGGGAGAGAATTCTGAGGATTATATAAATATTTTTAGATATGATAATGAAGCATGTGTGCAGGTATTTTTTCTAAGGAATGGAAGAGTAGTTGGAAGAGAACATTTTGTATTTGAAAATATTATGGGTGATAATGATGAACATATAATTGAACAATTTATAAAGAGTTATTATGGGGGAACCGCTCAAATTCCAAGTTATATATATTCTCCAGAATTTTTAGATAAAGATAACATAGAAAAATGGATTAATATAAAGTCAAAGAGAAAAGTTTATTTTAAGACCCCAAAAGGTGGGGAGAAAAAAGAGCTTTTTGATTTAGTTAGAAAAAATGCAAGAGTTATGTTAGATAGGTTTAAAAAGAATAAATATTTATGCTCAGTTGATAGAGAAAGTGATTATTTAAATGAGCTTAAAGATATATTATGCATGAACTCTAAGATAGATAGAATTGAAGCTTATGATATTTCAAATATAAGTGGATTTGATTCAGTCGGGAGCATGGTTGTATTTAATAATGGAACGCCAAATAAAACTCAATATAGGAGATTTAAAATAAAGAGTGTACAAGGTCCTGATGATTATAAGAGTATGAAGGAAATAGTATCTAGGAGATTTGAACATGCTTTAAAAGAAATTAAGTGCATACAGGAAGGAGAGCTAGAGCATACTTATGGTAAGTTTTGCATATTTCCAGATTTGATATTAGTAGATGGTGGATGTGGACATATAAATGCTGTTGAGGAAGTGCTTAAAAGTTTTAATATAAACATAGCTGTTTGTGGCATGGTTAAAGATGATAAACACAGAACGAGAGGACTTATATATAAAAATCAAGAGTTAAATATCTCGAGCGAGCTTATTAAATTTATTACAAGGGTGCAAGATGAGGTACATAGATATGCCATAACTTATCATAGGAGTTTGAGAGATAAGAGGAGTTTAGGATCTATACTTGATGAGATACCTAATATTGGTAGTAAAAGAAGGAGGGACCTTTTGATGTATTTTAGTAGTGTTGAAGGTATTAAAAAAGCATCTATTGAGGATCTTTTAAAGGTTCCTAGTATGAACAGATCATCGAGTGAATCTATATTAAAATTTTTCAATAAGAGTAAGACTTAATTATAAGGGGAAATTCTGTATGTATGGTGATTATAAGGTTTTATTAGAACAATTAAAATTTATCTTATGTTCTGAAAATATAAAGATAGATGAATCAATGAAAAAGTATACGACGTTTAAATTAGGTGGAGCTTGTGATATTATGATTTTTCCATCAAGCGAAGAAGAACTTATAGAATCTATAAAATGTATTATAAAAAATAAGACTCCATATTTTGTGTTAGGACGTGGATCCAACCTTCTTGTTAAGGACAAGGGTATTAGAGGTGTTGTTGTTAATTTAACTAAGTTAAACAGGGTAAGTATAGAGAAAAATATAATAAGAGCTGAATCTGGGGCCAATTTATCAAATGTATCCATAATTGCAAAGGATAATTCTTTGTGTGGATTTTCTTTTGCTTGTGGAATACCTGGAACCATTGGTGGTGCTGTTAATATGAATGCAGGAGCATATGGTGGAGAAATGAGTCAAGTAGTAATTGGAGTTAAAGTTATTGATTTAAATGGAGAAGTATTTTATATACCAAGGGAAGAAATAGAGTTTGGATATAGAACAACTACAGTGATGGAAAGAAAATATATAGTTATAAGATGCGATATATCTTTGGAATATGGAAATAAAGAAGAAATTCATGATGAGATGAAAGATTTAATGCACAAAAGAAAAATGAAACAACCTATTGAGTATCCATCTGCAGGAAGTACTTTTAAACGTCCAGAGGGATATTTTGCAGGTAAGCTCATAGAAGATTGTGGATTTAGAGGATATATACACAAAAATGTAATGGTATCTGAAAAGCATTGTGGGTTTATTGTTACAAGAAATGAAAATGCTACAGCTAGTGAGGTTTTGGAACTTATCGATATAGTTAAAAATAGAGTATACGATAAATTTAATGTTATGTTAGATACGGAAGTTAGAATTATTGGAGAGGATTAAAATGGAAGTTATTATAGTTACAGGTCTTTCAGGGGCGGGGAAGACTCAAGTTATTAGAGAGTTTGAGGATTTAAATTATTTTTGTATTGACAATATGCCACCACAATTTGTACAAAAATTTGGTGAGTTGTGTAAACAAACAAATGGGAATGTTTCAAAACTTGCATTTGTTATAGATATACGTGGAAGGGAATTTTTTGATTATATAGATAATGTTTTAGAGTGGTTTGAAGAAAATTCTATAAACTATAAGATATTATTTTTAGATTGCTCAGACGAAATATTGATCAGAAGATTTAAGGAAACTAGAAGACTACATCCATTATCTTACGATGGTAAAATTTTAAATGGAATATTAAAAGAGAGGAAAAAACTAGAGTTTCTTAGGAAAAAAGCTAATTTAATTATGGATACTTCGAATTTGAAAGTACAGGAATTAAAAAAGAAAGTAAGAGATTTTATATGTGGAAATTATATAGATAGCGATTTTATAGTTCAAATAATTTCTTTTGGATATAAATATGGAATACCTTTAGAGTGCGATTTAACATTTGATGTTAGATTTATAGATAATCCTTTTTATATTGAGGAATTAAAAAAATTAACAGGTCTTGATAAAGAGGTTAAGGAGTTTGTTCTTAAAAATCCTGAATGTAGAGAATTTTTAGTAAAATTAGAAGATATTATAAAATTTTTATTACCCAATTATAAAAAAGAAGGTAAGAAACATTTGACAATTGGAATTGGGTGTACAGGAGGACAACATAGATCGGTTGCTGTATCAGAAGAGTTATATAATATTTTATATAACTATAGAAACTATAAAATAATTTTAGAGCATAAAGATATTATTAAAAATGTATAATTAAAACATAAAATTAGGAGATTTATTAAGGTGGAGTTATTTGATAAATTTTGCAATAATCCAAAAGTTGTAGTTATAGGAGGAGGTACAGGTATTCCGACAATTCTAAAAGGAATAAAAAAGTTTACTAAAAATATTACATCGGTAGTTACTGTTGCAGATGATGGTGGAGGATCTGGAATATTAAGAGATGAGTTGGGTATATTACCTCCTGGAGATATAAGAAATTGTTTGATAGCTCTTGCAAACACAGAACCTATAATGGAAGAACTCTTAAAATACAGATTTAGCGATGGGAATTTAAAGAACCAAAATTTTGGAAATTTATTTATAGCAGCTATGATAGGTATTACGAATAATTTTGAGAGTGCAGTGAAAGCTATGAGTGATGTTTTGGCTATAACAGGCAAGGTATTGCCTGTTACAAATGAGAACATAGTGCTTGAAGCTAAACTCCATAATGGAATTGTCGTAAGAGGAGAGTCAAAAATTCCTGAAGAAGTTATAAAGCACAATAGTCGAATTAAAGAGATATCTATAATACCTAGTGATGCAAAACCTATAGAAGATTGTATCGATGAGATATTGAATGCTGATGCAATTATTTTTGGACCAGGGAGTTTATATACAAGTATTTTACCTAATTTAAAGGTAAAAGAGATATGCGATTCCATAAATAAAAATAATGGGAAACATATTTATGTTTCAAATATTATGACGCAGCATGGTGAAACGGGAGGATATACATTATATGACCATGTTAAGAGTATATTTGATAATACAAATATTTTGAAACTAGATTATATTATTGTAAATAATGGTAAATTATCTAATGAATATGAAGATAGGTATAAAGTTAAAAATTCTGAGCTTGTATATTGTGATGATGAAAAATTTGAAGGTATGGATGTAAAAATAGTGAAGGATAATTTGATAAAGATAGAGAATGATTTTATAAGACACGATGAAGATAGGGTGTCTAGAATTATAATGAAGATTATTAATGATAATAATGAAATGTAATAAACAGGTGATAATTTGACTTTTTCATCTATTGTTAAAACTGAAATACTCGAGAATTGTTTTAAATCATATAAACAAGTAATTGGTGA is from Candidatus Arthromitus sp. SFB-rat-Yit and encodes:
- the uvrC gene encoding excinuclease ABC subunit UvrC; translation: MFDIKYNISILPESPGVYIMKDKDENVIYVGKAKNLRKRVSQYFRKTQNHSEKTRSLVKNIIEFEYIVTENEIEALILEDSLIKKYQPKYNILLKDDKTYPFIKITINEDFPRVFSTKNYIKDGNLYFGPFPSINSVNEIMSLIRSYFLVRSCNIHIKDGVKSCRPCIYYQTKKCNAPCYGLISKEKYGEIINEISDILNGKSKDYILNLLKEQMFKHSENLEYEQARDIRDKIEGIKLIFEKQSIFSGGENSEDYINIFRYDNEACVQVFFLRNGRVVGREHFVFENIMGDNDEHIIEQFIKSYYGGTAQIPSYIYSPEFLDKDNIEKWINIKSKRKVYFKTPKGGEKKELFDLVRKNARVMLDRFKKNKYLCSVDRESDYLNELKDILCMNSKIDRIEAYDISNISGFDSVGSMVVFNNGTPNKTQYRRFKIKSVQGPDDYKSMKEIVSRRFEHALKEIKCIQEGELEHTYGKFCIFPDLILVDGGCGHINAVEEVLKSFNINIAVCGMVKDDKHRTRGLIYKNQELNISSELIKFITRVQDEVHRYAITYHRSLRDKRSLGSILDEIPNIGSKRRRDLLMYFSSVEGIKKASIEDLLKVPSMNRSSSESILKFFNKSKT
- a CDS encoding gluconeogenesis factor YvcK family protein translates to MELFDKFCNNPKVVVIGGGTGIPTILKGIKKFTKNITSVVTVADDGGGSGILRDELGILPPGDIRNCLIALANTEPIMEELLKYRFSDGNLKNQNFGNLFIAAMIGITNNFESAVKAMSDVLAITGKVLPVTNENIVLEAKLHNGIVVRGESKIPEEVIKHNSRIKEISIIPSDAKPIEDCIDEILNADAIIFGPGSLYTSILPNLKVKEICDSINKNNGKHIYVSNIMTQHGETGGYTLYDHVKSIFDNTNILKLDYIIVNNGKLSNEYEDRYKVKNSELVYCDDEKFEGMDVKIVKDNLIKIENDFIRHDEDRVSRIIMKIINDNNEM
- the murB gene encoding UDP-N-acetylmuramate dehydrogenase, which codes for MYGDYKVLLEQLKFILCSENIKIDESMKKYTTFKLGGACDIMIFPSSEEELIESIKCIIKNKTPYFVLGRGSNLLVKDKGIRGVVVNLTKLNRVSIEKNIIRAESGANLSNVSIIAKDNSLCGFSFACGIPGTIGGAVNMNAGAYGGEMSQVVIGVKVIDLNGEVFYIPREEIEFGYRTTTVMERKYIVIRCDISLEYGNKEEIHDEMKDLMHKRKMKQPIEYPSAGSTFKRPEGYFAGKLIEDCGFRGYIHKNVMVSEKHCGFIVTRNENATASEVLELIDIVKNRVYDKFNVMLDTEVRIIGED
- the rapZ gene encoding RNase adapter RapZ is translated as MEVIIVTGLSGAGKTQVIREFEDLNYFCIDNMPPQFVQKFGELCKQTNGNVSKLAFVIDIRGREFFDYIDNVLEWFEENSINYKILFLDCSDEILIRRFKETRRLHPLSYDGKILNGILKERKKLEFLRKKANLIMDTSNLKVQELKKKVRDFICGNYIDSDFIVQIISFGYKYGIPLECDLTFDVRFIDNPFYIEELKKLTGLDKEVKEFVLKNPECREFLVKLEDIIKFLLPNYKKEGKKHLTIGIGCTGGQHRSVAVSEELYNILYNYRNYKIILEHKDIIKNV